In Bacteroidota bacterium, the genomic window CTTCATCAGTCATTTCTTTATCACCTGTGTAAAGATCATCAATAGCTTTGTCAATATTTCCTTTGTCAAGGTTTGTCATTACGCTTTTGATAACATCCCCCGGAGCATTTCCACCACCGCCACCACATGACATAGCTGTAAATAATAGTATCGTTGTTAAGATACTTAAAATTGATTTGAATTTTTTCATAATATTATATTTATTTAGTTAAAAAAATGTTAATCTGATGAATATAGTAATTTGATATAATTGCTGTTTAGGAGTGAGCCTGGCATTATCATTGGCTTACGAAATCCAGGGAAATTCACTTCATCAAACTTACCTCTTATTAAGTCAATACCTGCTATTTTGTATGCTTTCCAAACAAGTTCTGTGCAAAATAAGTTTTCAGTTTTTATATCATAATTGTTATCGAAAATAAGTTTCTTTTTATAGTAAATTTCAGCAGTTTCTGAGGCTTGCTTACCTTTTTCTAAAGAAGAATTTTTGAGACGGCAAATAGCATATCTTGATGCTTTCTTTTGAGTTAAAAATCCAGTGATTTTTTCCATTTTTACATAATCGGGCTTTCCTTTTGATTCTCCCGGAACAACATGAATTACAAAAGGTTGCTTGTTTCTCTTATAAATTATTCCAACATGAGAATAATGTGAACTTTTATCATTAGCTAATACAAAATAACTCGCAAGGCTTCTGCCACGCCTGAATATTAAATCCCCATTTTGTAAAACAATTTCTTCATTAATTGATAGTATTTCTTTCTTATGGGTAAATGAACTTATAAATAAAAATGAAAAAAATATTAAACTAATAAAACAAATTAACCCTAATAACATTTTTAGGTTACTTAGCTTACTAAGGATATTTTTTTTATTTTTTCTCAATTTAATTAGTTGGTTGTATTTAATTAAAAAAATTAACTCTACAAAAGTATATAAAAAAAATTAAATGATACATTTTTTTTAAAAAAATTATTGGAAGTCCTATAAATTATATTTTAAAATTTAATTTTATTCGCATTAAATATTCATCTTTGTTTCTTAAAAGAAATGTATTTATAGAACGCCCCTAAACTGAAAAAGTGAAAATCAAGAGCAAAAAAAATGAAAGATATTACAATTGGAATTGATATAGGTGGTACAAATACCGCTTTTGGCTTTGTTGAAAAAAATGGAAATTGTATTGAACAAGGAAAAATGCTAACTAATCAAAGTAGTGAAGCTGAATTGTTTGTTAAAGAATTATATTTGAAAATCAATGAAGTTAAAAGTTCAATTGCTGAGAATATTAATATTAAAGGAATTGGGATAGGGGCTCCAAATGGAAATTATTACAATGGAACAATTGAGAATGCTCCTAATTTAAAATGGGAAGGAACTATTAATTTAGTAAATATTTTTAAAAACTATTTTAATCTACCTGTGGTTCTTACAAATGATGCAAATGCAGCGGCAATGGGAGAAATGTATTTTGGTGGAGCAAAAGGAATGAAAAATTTTATTGTCATTACAATAGGAACAGGACTCGGAAGTGGAATTGTTGTTGACGGTAAGGTTGTTTACGGTCATGATGGATTTGCAGGTGAAATCGGTCATACAATAGTTAGAGTTAATGGA contains:
- a CDS encoding YiiX/YebB-like N1pC/P60 family cysteine hydrolase, whose amino-acid sequence is MLLGLICFISLIFFSFLFISSFTHKKEILSINEEIVLQNGDLIFRRGRSLASYFVLANDKSSHYSHVGIIYKRNKQPFVIHVVPGESKGKPDYVKMEKITGFLTQKKASRYAICRLKNSSLEKGKQASETAEIYYKKKLIFDNNYDIKTENLFCTELVWKAYKIAGIDLIRGKFDEVNFPGFRKPMIMPGSLLNSNYIKLLYSSD
- a CDS encoding ROK family protein — protein: MKDITIGIDIGGTNTAFGFVEKNGNCIEQGKMLTNQSSEAELFVKELYLKINEVKSSIAENINIKGIGIGAPNGNYYNGTIENAPNLKWEGTINLVNIFKNYFNLPVVLTNDANAAAMGEMYFGGAKGMKNFIVITIGTGLGSGIVVDGKVVYGHDGFAGEIGHTIVRVNGRKCGCGRRGCLETYVSATGIKRTLLNLLADANQKSILDGVTIKNLSAKMIDEAALKGDEVAMEAFSYTGKILGEALANAVAYTSPEAIFLFGGIAQADDLILKPTIINMEKNVLDIYKGKVKVQLSALNENDAAILGASALAWEELDK